Proteins encoded by one window of Porphyromonas vaginalis:
- a CDS encoding helix-turn-helix domain-containing protein, which translates to MSENEIITQQDPQMQMFAQLMEGVLKKLERYCATARPMLGGEVYLTSEEVCKLLRLSSRTLQEYRDSGTIAYHKIGGKILYKQSDIQAMLERCYNPIYKRNK; encoded by the coding sequence ATGTCAGAGAACGAAATTATTACACAGCAAGACCCTCAAATGCAGATGTTTGCACAACTTATGGAGGGTGTCTTGAAGAAGCTGGAGCGTTATTGCGCTACTGCACGTCCTATGTTGGGCGGAGAGGTTTACCTTACAAGTGAGGAAGTCTGCAAGCTGTTACGTCTGAGCAGTCGCACGCTCCAAGAGTACCGAGACAGTGGAACAATAGCTTATCACAAAATCGGAGGCAAGATACTCTACAAACAGAGCGATATACAAGCTATGCTTGAAAGGTGCTATAATCCTATATATAAGAGAAATAAGTAA
- a CDS encoding helix-turn-helix domain-containing protein — protein MKLIIIDRKAWEQHCSSFADFIHRIERLIGCPPETEEWLDNEAVCRRLGISKRTLQHYRDTGKIPFSMVGHKCYYKESDITEILNAQKD, from the coding sequence ATGAAACTTATCATCATCGACCGCAAGGCATGGGAGCAGCACTGCTCCTCCTTTGCAGATTTCATCCACCGTATCGAACGGCTTATCGGGTGTCCTCCCGAAACGGAAGAATGGCTTGACAATGAAGCCGTATGCCGTAGGCTCGGAATCAGCAAGCGCACCCTGCAACACTATCGGGATACGGGTAAAATACCGTTCTCTATGGTCGGGCATAAGTGCTACTATAAAGAGAGCGACATCACTGAGATACTGAATGCTCAGAAAGACTGA
- a CDS encoding site-specific integrase, whose translation MARSTFKTLFYINRSKEKKNGKCPIMGRITIDGKQVQYSTGKEIAPELWDSRKGRCKGTGEEIKEINRYLQAKEEQAKAKYQELVWQRGYITAELLKCELMEEDKPKGFLLEEAHLFIEDKHPCVGVTVAKPTFANYIYATQLIEAYLRERLGLEDIRYSLLDYGFIEGMDFYLKSERNLSLATIQIVVIFLRKLIGIGQQKKYIRIDPFVDYKAELPHRTRRYLTTEELQRVLQTPIIDRQFERARQLFLFCAFTGLARVDMQRIRLKHIIRNADGTEEIRIKRQKTDVEAIIPLLPIAKQILSLYIKDKKVDDLIFPNLTTRKASLACVNIGQICRIEKGLTFHMARHTFSTTICLSNGISMETLSKMLGHSNIDTTQIYGKITDHKIQEDMTALTDREHSAFEGYCESIAQQDKTQSEPL comes from the coding sequence ATGGCACGAAGTACATTCAAAACACTATTCTATATCAATCGGTCCAAAGAAAAGAAGAACGGCAAATGTCCGATTATGGGACGCATCACTATAGACGGAAAGCAGGTGCAATACAGCACGGGCAAGGAGATTGCTCCCGAACTTTGGGATAGTCGTAAGGGAAGATGCAAGGGAACGGGCGAAGAGATAAAGGAAATCAACCGCTATCTCCAAGCCAAAGAGGAACAAGCCAAAGCGAAGTATCAAGAATTAGTATGGCAGCGTGGCTATATCACAGCCGAGCTACTGAAATGTGAACTCATGGAAGAAGACAAACCTAAAGGTTTTCTTTTGGAAGAAGCACATCTCTTCATTGAGGATAAACATCCCTGTGTGGGGGTAACGGTTGCCAAGCCGACCTTTGCCAACTACATCTATGCCACACAACTCATAGAGGCTTATCTGCGTGAACGATTGGGACTGGAGGATATTCGCTACTCATTGTTGGACTACGGCTTTATCGAGGGGATGGACTTCTATCTCAAATCTGAGCGCAACCTTTCCCTTGCCACAATTCAGATTGTGGTCATCTTCCTAAGAAAGCTCATCGGCATAGGTCAGCAGAAGAAGTATATCCGCATCGACCCCTTTGTGGACTACAAAGCGGAACTGCCACACCGCACAAGGCGTTATCTCACTACGGAGGAGCTCCAACGGGTATTACAAACACCCATCATTGACAGGCAGTTCGAACGGGCAAGGCAGCTCTTTCTTTTCTGTGCCTTTACTGGTCTGGCACGTGTGGACATGCAACGGATCAGGCTAAAGCATATCATCCGTAATGCAGACGGCACGGAGGAAATCCGTATCAAAAGGCAGAAAACGGACGTAGAAGCTATCATTCCACTTTTGCCTATTGCCAAGCAAATCCTTTCACTCTATATCAAAGACAAGAAAGTAGACGACTTGATATTCCCTAACCTAACCACCCGCAAGGCGTCTTTAGCTTGTGTGAACATTGGTCAGATATGCCGAATAGAGAAAGGTTTGACCTTTCATATGGCTCGCCATACATTTTCAACCACAATTTGCCTATCCAACGGGATCTCAATGGAAACGCTCAGCAAGATGCTCGGACACAGCAATATTGACACAACACAAATCTACGGGAAGATAACCGATCACAAGATACAAGAGGATATGACTGCACTCACTGACAGAGAGCATTCTGCCTTTGAGGGTTATTGTGAGTCAATAGCACAGCAAGATAAAACGCAATCTGAACCTTTATAG
- a CDS encoding tyrosine-type recombinase/integrase translates to MKENKLKVSFFVQARRTDKKGLVPVIGRISVGRTHSGFSTKCKTPISLWDSRKQRLTGKSAMAVSVNQKLGECTALIHARFHELSEREETFTATDVRDAYQGQIHRQALLLQSFEEYLRQTKERIGIDRALKTFKLRTYQLSLLREYLQKKYKVSDIPLSQLDKAFIEGFEYYLSIDRKLKRSSVSSALSTLKSIVRMAVKKGVLDFYPFLGYSYERPKGEPRSISQDQLQRIIDLEIEWENYRIVRDLFVFSCFAGLAISDVRNLREENIVLEEGELCIKGKRMKTKTPYRVQVLPPAWAIMERYRGKRAGFVFDVPTNDIIHNGMHYIQRNIGMESPLTFHMARHTFASLITLSAGVPIETVSQMLGHTNLRTTQVYAAVSSERIHREMQNVQQRIQDTFTLKL, encoded by the coding sequence ATGAAAGAAAACAAACTGAAAGTATCGTTCTTTGTTCAGGCAAGACGAACCGACAAGAAAGGACTTGTGCCTGTCATCGGGCGCATCTCCGTAGGCAGAACCCATTCGGGGTTCTCCACCAAGTGTAAGACTCCGATCTCCCTATGGGATAGCCGTAAGCAACGACTCACCGGCAAGAGTGCTATGGCGGTGTCCGTCAATCAGAAACTCGGTGAATGCACCGCACTCATCCACGCACGCTTTCACGAACTCAGTGAAAGAGAAGAAACCTTTACCGCCACCGATGTGAGGGATGCTTATCAGGGGCAAATCCACCGTCAAGCCCTGCTTTTGCAGAGTTTTGAGGAATATCTCAGACAGACAAAGGAACGCATAGGCATTGATAGAGCCTTGAAGACATTCAAGCTCCGTACCTATCAGCTATCCCTGCTCCGTGAGTATCTGCAGAAGAAGTATAAAGTAAGCGACATTCCCCTTTCACAATTAGACAAAGCCTTTATTGAGGGTTTCGAGTACTACCTCTCCATTGACCGAAAACTGAAACGTAGCAGCGTGTCAAGTGCTCTATCCACCTTGAAGAGCATCGTCCGCATGGCGGTGAAGAAAGGCGTGCTGGACTTCTACCCGTTCTTGGGCTACAGTTATGAACGTCCCAAAGGTGAGCCGAGAAGCATCTCACAAGACCAGCTGCAACGCATCATTGACTTGGAGATAGAATGGGAGAACTACCGTATTGTCCGTGATTTGTTCGTATTCTCCTGCTTTGCAGGCTTGGCAATCTCAGACGTGCGCAATCTCAGAGAGGAAAACATTGTCTTGGAAGAAGGTGAACTTTGCATCAAGGGCAAGCGAATGAAAACCAAGACCCCGTATCGTGTACAGGTGCTTCCACCTGCTTGGGCGATAATGGAGCGGTACAGAGGTAAGCGTGCGGGTTTTGTCTTTGATGTGCCGACTAACGACATCATCCACAACGGCATGCACTACATACAGAGAAATATCGGTATGGAAAGCCCGCTAACCTTTCATATGGCTCGCCACACCTTTGCATCGCTCATCACGCTCTCAGCAGGAGTGCCTATTGAAACGGTGAGCCAGATGCTCGGACACACCAACCTGAGAACAACACAAGTATATGCTGCTGTTTCCTCCGAGAGAATCCATCGAGAGATGCAAAATGTGCAGCAACGCATACAAGATACATTCACCTTGAAGCTTTGA
- a CDS encoding helicase C-terminal domain-containing protein, protein MDMRMIDLEKYSDHIDNKASHCAKLLNNYYQKYNEQKGTQFVFSDLGTYKPGEWNVYSEIKRKLVEEYHIPSHEIRFIQECKNEKAKKAIVEAMNRGDIRIIFGSTSMLGTGVNAQQRAVAIHHLDTPWRPSDLEQRNGRAIRKGNLVAKEFADNKVDVIIYAVERSLDSYKFNLLHNKQLFINQLKSNQLGMRTIDEGSMDEDSGMNFSEYVAVLSGNTDLLDKAKLDKKITALESERKNFLRERNGAIGKLAEIDHSLSYHTGKIQEAKKDLTCFEQRVERDAEGNPVNRLSIKGVEDCSDIKVIAHRLQEIEEKARTNGEYNKIGELYGFSVMVKTESSSQNLFDLSVNRFFVKGEGSIYYTYNNGKLANDPKLACLNFFNALERIPKVIESHEKEIAKVSANKEVYTAIANSSWKKEEELRALKGEAAELDRKIALTLSPPEEEEEKETLEKEVRESRGHQETIQSTKDSLDNLKPSRSNSPKSMKHF, encoded by the coding sequence TTGGATATGCGAATGATAGACCTAGAAAAGTATTCGGACCATATAGACAACAAAGCCAGCCACTGTGCCAAGCTCCTCAATAACTACTATCAGAAGTATAACGAACAGAAGGGAACACAGTTTGTCTTCAGCGACTTGGGTACTTACAAGCCTGGCGAGTGGAATGTTTATTCGGAGATTAAGCGTAAGTTGGTAGAGGAGTATCACATCCCATCTCACGAGATACGCTTCATTCAGGAGTGCAAGAATGAGAAAGCGAAGAAAGCGATAGTGGAAGCGATGAATAGGGGCGATATACGTATCATCTTCGGCTCCACATCTATGTTGGGCACGGGTGTCAATGCCCAGCAACGAGCTGTGGCTATACATCATCTTGATACCCCGTGGAGACCGTCAGACTTAGAGCAGCGCAACGGACGAGCTATCCGAAAGGGCAATTTGGTTGCCAAGGAGTTTGCCGACAACAAGGTCGATGTGATTATATATGCAGTGGAGCGTTCGTTGGACAGCTATAAGTTCAACCTACTACACAACAAGCAACTTTTCATCAATCAATTGAAGAGCAATCAGCTAGGTATGCGTACCATCGATGAAGGATCAATGGATGAAGATAGTGGCATGAACTTCTCAGAGTATGTAGCTGTGCTATCGGGCAACACAGACCTATTGGATAAAGCTAAGCTAGACAAGAAGATTACCGCATTAGAGTCAGAGCGCAAGAACTTCCTACGTGAACGAAATGGGGCTATAGGTAAGTTGGCCGAGATTGACCATTCACTCTCTTACCACACGGGCAAGATACAAGAGGCTAAGAAAGACCTCACTTGCTTTGAGCAACGAGTGGAACGAGATGCTGAAGGCAACCCAGTCAATCGACTTTCAATTAAAGGTGTAGAGGATTGTTCTGACATCAAAGTCATTGCTCATCGTCTTCAAGAGATAGAGGAAAAGGCTCGTACCAATGGTGAGTACAACAAGATAGGAGAGCTTTATGGCTTCTCTGTTATGGTCAAGACGGAAAGTTCCTCTCAGAACTTATTTGACCTATCGGTGAACCGCTTCTTCGTAAAGGGTGAGGGTAGTATTTACTACACCTACAATAACGGCAAGCTGGCAAATGATCCTAAGCTGGCTTGCCTGAACTTCTTTAATGCTTTAGAGCGCATTCCTAAGGTGATTGAATCTCACGAGAAGGAGATAGCAAAGGTCTCAGCAAATAAGGAGGTCTACACAGCCATTGCCAATAGCTCGTGGAAGAAGGAGGAAGAACTACGTGCGCTCAAAGGGGAGGCAGCCGAGCTGGATAGAAAGATTGCCCTTACGCTCTCTCCACCAGAGGAAGAGGAAGAAAAAGAGACTCTTGAAAAAGAGGTACGAGAAAGCCGAGGTCATCAAGAGACTATTCAAAGCACAAAAGACTCTCTTGATAATTTGAAGCCCTCACGAAGTAATTCCCCCAAGTCAATGAAACATTTCTAG
- a CDS encoding AAA family ATPase, translated as MIASFTVENYLSILTPVTFSFEPTGDKSFIDEYTHKVKEGVSLLKVGIIYGANASGKTNLLQAFNALRNILCLPTKDKAQTLDIIPFLLDEESRTRPTRFELSFYIKAEKYLLQLEADSKRIYWEKLQYYPSSKAALLYERRHNEQLDIETINWGSYLGLGKKSCQAIEGNTIGNMSVLAAWSKSNVEPSRLDAIYQYFSEQFFPPLSGATSVASYTKDVLSNDNGGAITTFVRKFLKASDFNISDIEIEDEEIHLDEALSSFITALPISENVKMEWLKDGVIRKEQFVFSHTTPKGAYKLPEQLESAGTLQMLAFSVLLYKVLHQESIIVIDEIESSLHYELWSYFLRTFLASSEVASQMLLTTHDLNLLNADFVRRDTVWFTQKDENATTKLTRLSDYGLHKNISPYNAYKQNKLAPLPFLGSQYLDINED; from the coding sequence ATGATCGCATCGTTTACAGTTGAAAATTATCTCTCAATACTTACTCCCGTTACCTTCAGTTTTGAACCGACTGGAGACAAGTCTTTTATAGACGAGTATACTCATAAGGTAAAGGAAGGAGTGAGTTTGCTGAAGGTTGGAATTATCTATGGCGCAAACGCTTCTGGCAAAACAAACTTGTTGCAAGCATTTAATGCCTTACGCAATATATTGTGCTTGCCAACGAAGGATAAGGCACAAACATTGGATATCATTCCTTTTTTATTGGACGAAGAATCGCGTACACGTCCAACTCGCTTTGAGTTATCGTTCTATATCAAAGCTGAGAAATACTTGTTGCAACTAGAGGCAGACAGCAAGAGGATATATTGGGAAAAACTACAATACTATCCATCAAGTAAGGCTGCTCTACTCTATGAACGCAGACACAACGAGCAACTAGATATTGAAACCATTAATTGGGGAAGCTACTTAGGTTTGGGTAAAAAGAGTTGTCAAGCAATAGAAGGCAATACAATTGGAAATATGTCCGTCTTGGCAGCATGGAGCAAAAGTAATGTAGAACCCTCTCGATTGGATGCTATTTATCAATATTTTTCTGAGCAATTCTTTCCTCCTTTGTCTGGAGCCACTTCAGTGGCATCCTATACAAAAGATGTCTTGAGCAACGATAATGGAGGAGCAATTACCACGTTTGTCCGAAAATTTCTGAAAGCCTCTGATTTCAACATTTCGGACATCGAGATAGAAGACGAAGAGATACATTTGGATGAAGCTCTTAGTTCCTTCATTACTGCTCTTCCGATTTCTGAAAATGTAAAAATGGAATGGCTCAAGGATGGTGTGATCCGGAAAGAACAATTTGTGTTCAGCCATACGACCCCAAAGGGGGCTTATAAGCTCCCAGAACAGCTGGAGTCTGCGGGTACGCTTCAAATGCTTGCATTCTCTGTTTTACTATACAAGGTATTACATCAGGAAAGTATCATTGTCATAGACGAGATTGAATCTAGCCTGCACTATGAGCTCTGGTCTTATTTCCTTCGAACTTTTTTGGCCAGCAGTGAGGTTGCATCTCAAATGCTACTTACAACACATGATTTAAATCTTCTAAATGCGGATTTTGTACGCAGAGATACAGTGTGGTTTACTCAAAAAGATGAGAACGCTACAACAAAGCTTACTCGTCTTTCTGATTACGGATTACACAAGAATATTTCTCCCTACAATGCCTACAAGCAGAACAAATTGGCTCCGTTGCCATTCTTGGGGTCCCAATATCTAGACATAAATGAGGATTGA
- a CDS encoding RloB family protein → MTKKSVAIIGEGETEWFYFESMRILKRYSYQLKPTFPKHSDWRYIFKQARQCIKEGYDKVFCLIDMDVMYTKPNEMVSYKAEKEKLLKEGAIVLETNPCTEFWFLIHFLPTLSTKNYRNCDEVVKDLRKYLPGYEKSKAYFKKTNLYQYLTSNGNLQKAIQYADQLYEIAQKTPEDYHSYTQIHKVLIQLDSLEQDEKQ, encoded by the coding sequence ATGACAAAGAAAAGTGTTGCGATTATAGGTGAAGGCGAAACTGAGTGGTTCTATTTTGAGTCAATGCGCATACTCAAACGATATTCGTACCAGCTAAAACCCACATTTCCCAAACACTCAGATTGGAGGTACATATTCAAGCAAGCAAGACAATGTATTAAAGAAGGGTATGACAAGGTTTTTTGTCTGATCGATATGGATGTGATGTACACTAAACCCAACGAGATGGTTTCATATAAAGCAGAAAAAGAGAAGCTTCTAAAAGAAGGAGCCATTGTCCTTGAGACCAACCCTTGTACCGAATTTTGGTTCCTCATACATTTTCTTCCGACATTGTCTACTAAGAACTATAGGAACTGTGACGAAGTGGTGAAGGATCTGCGGAAGTATTTGCCTGGTTACGAGAAGAGTAAAGCGTATTTCAAGAAAACGAATCTGTATCAGTACCTTACTTCCAATGGCAATCTTCAAAAAGCCATTCAATATGCGGATCAGCTATACGAAATCGCACAAAAGACCCCAGAGGACTACCATTCATATACCCAGATTCATAAAGTTCTAATCCAGCTGGATAGTTTAGAGCAGGACGAAAAACAATAG
- a CDS encoding nucleotidyl transferase AbiEii/AbiGii toxin family protein — translation MEHTIREPLHLDSESFRDLLQASSEDLKIPVQLIEKDYYISAILRSLSKSTYSRQIVFKGGTSLSKAYQLIDRFSEDVDFAVISGDMSGNQVKMLLSKLMKEVTVGFTEDKSFADISKGSKYRKQAFSYDALVGLDVSVNPIPSRIIVEISAFANPFPYEKRAIEPFVTTYLKKQHLEDVASQYHLEPFELNVLSLKQTLCEKTVSLIRFSMSQDPLASLSSKIRHFYDLNALMTIKDLEEYVCGVEFVRDVETLVKHDQAAFDEPFGWKGLKDLTQSPLVLDFEKLWEALTPRYEENLSAIAYREIPSSERVKVSFLKILDSLRTINLTKSSG, via the coding sequence ATGGAACATACAATAAGAGAGCCTTTACATTTAGACAGCGAGTCATTCAGAGACTTGCTACAAGCGTCTTCTGAGGATTTGAAAATTCCAGTCCAGTTGATCGAGAAAGATTATTATATCTCAGCAATACTCCGATCCTTATCTAAAAGCACCTACAGTCGGCAGATTGTATTTAAGGGAGGGACTTCATTGTCCAAAGCTTATCAATTGATTGACCGGTTTTCTGAAGATGTGGACTTTGCCGTCATCAGCGGTGATATGAGTGGCAATCAAGTCAAGATGCTATTATCTAAGCTGATGAAAGAGGTTACGGTGGGTTTTACAGAAGATAAATCCTTTGCAGATATATCCAAAGGGTCAAAGTATAGGAAGCAAGCATTCTCCTATGATGCTCTAGTGGGGTTGGATGTTTCCGTCAATCCTATTCCTTCGAGAATTATCGTAGAGATTAGTGCGTTTGCCAATCCTTTTCCTTATGAAAAAAGGGCGATAGAACCATTTGTGACTACTTATCTGAAGAAGCAACACTTGGAGGATGTCGCATCTCAATATCACCTTGAACCTTTTGAGTTGAATGTGTTGTCGCTGAAGCAAACCTTATGCGAGAAAACCGTTTCTCTCATTCGCTTCTCTATGAGCCAGGATCCATTGGCATCTCTTTCGTCTAAAATCCGCCATTTCTATGATTTGAATGCTCTTATGACTATCAAGGATTTGGAGGAGTATGTTTGTGGTGTAGAGTTTGTGCGTGATGTAGAAACTTTGGTCAAGCATGACCAAGCAGCCTTTGACGAGCCTTTTGGATGGAAAGGTCTAAAAGACCTAACCCAATCGCCATTGGTATTGGATTTTGAAAAGTTATGGGAAGCTCTAACTCCTAGGTACGAAGAGAATTTATCTGCAATAGCTTATAGGGAAATTCCATCTTCAGAAAGGGTGAAGGTATCATTCTTGAAAATCTTAGACTCACTGAGAACGATTAACCTCACAAAAAGTAGCGGGTAA
- a CDS encoding DUF6088 family protein, with product MTSKSIKKRILDFEMGKVFRLEDLELSRSEYNAAVVALGRLAQEGEIERLSPGVYYKPKQTRFGVVGPSMEERFRDLLYDGDTPIGYLTGLYAFNLFGLTTQHSSILEIGTNFPKRNTKRGIYAIRFVLQKNQICQDNIEMLRLLDCLKWIKKIPDTTVDKSYTLLKKKVSEYEKEDHKQLVELSLNYTPLTRALLGSMLTDESLVATLHQTLNPLTRFRIGLSSTLVSSQWNIQ from the coding sequence ATGACAAGCAAGAGTATTAAAAAGAGGATTTTGGATTTTGAGATGGGAAAAGTTTTCCGGCTGGAGGACTTAGAGCTTTCTCGTTCGGAGTACAATGCAGCTGTGGTAGCTTTAGGACGATTAGCTCAGGAGGGAGAGATCGAACGACTTAGCCCAGGAGTTTATTACAAGCCCAAGCAAACACGATTTGGGGTTGTCGGACCATCTATGGAAGAAAGATTCCGAGACTTACTCTATGACGGGGACACTCCTATTGGCTATTTGACAGGTCTCTATGCATTCAACCTATTTGGACTAACGACCCAACACTCATCCATTCTTGAAATAGGGACTAACTTTCCGAAACGTAATACAAAGCGGGGGATTTATGCCATCCGTTTTGTACTACAGAAGAACCAGATCTGTCAAGACAACATCGAGATGCTGCGTCTTTTGGACTGTTTGAAATGGATCAAGAAAATTCCAGATACTACTGTCGACAAGTCGTATACTCTCCTAAAGAAGAAAGTCAGTGAATATGAAAAGGAAGATCATAAGCAACTAGTGGAACTTTCCCTAAATTACACTCCACTCACAAGAGCTTTGTTGGGTTCTATGCTAACAGATGAATCACTTGTGGCGACTTTACATCAGACATTAAACCCTCTTACACGATTTAGAATCGGACTTTCCTCCACTTTAGTGTCAAGCCAATGGAACATACAATAA
- a CDS encoding helix-turn-helix domain-containing protein, producing MSYLDYLTEDQWQKRLFDKLASVEEKLDHLLVLREQAVEAVVKPPLKPEYLDIIDVSRLLKVEQKTIYNWVWAGKIPYLKANGRLLFLREEIDEMLQKRDDW from the coding sequence ATGTCATACTTAGACTATCTTACAGAAGACCAGTGGCAAAAACGCCTATTCGATAAGCTAGCGAGCGTGGAAGAAAAACTAGACCACTTGTTGGTATTACGAGAGCAAGCCGTAGAAGCTGTTGTTAAGCCACCTCTCAAGCCTGAGTATCTTGACATCATTGATGTGTCTAGATTGCTAAAGGTTGAGCAAAAGACCATCTACAATTGGGTATGGGCGGGTAAGATCCCCTACCTTAAAGCTAATGGTCGCCTACTGTTCCTTCGTGAGGAAATCGATGAGATGCTACAAAAACGAGATGACTGGTAA
- a CDS encoding bifunctional DNA primase/helicase: MNIKEEILGLTNRGLDVFTYYMPMDFVPKRNFRNPFYEDKRASCNIYFDSKNDCYRMKDFGNELYSGDCFWFVAMVAGLDAKRDFRNILQMINRDLGLNLRVGQDSSISKMPSKSYNDKTMSKATVAPPKRFEFTPKTFGQRELLFWFRYGITEEVLHRFHVKALTCFKSINREGKPYSIYSNDEEPMFGYVMQGFIKVYRPHSSIRFLYGGEKVEDYVFGLEQLSSKGDVVYITGGEKDVMSLSAHGFNAICLNSETADIPKSLMELLSRRFRHIVILYDVDETGIRASFKVLQTFSELSILRLELPLDGGKAQKDISDFFSMGRIAKDLKELLAKELNKLYANTLMMMKSCEIDYDNPPEASHPIVSVNGVPLGTQDNLFCITGGEGTGKSNYISAILSGVINEEALDPETTLGLRIAANPRQLAVLHYDTEQSEAQLHKNLGRTLKRAGLNRVPLFFHSFYLASLSRQERLKLIRDSMDMLYHKYGGIQLVVIDGIADLIRSANDESESIAVVDELYRLAGIYNTCIICVLHFVPNGVKLRGHIGSELQRKAAGILSIENDDNPELSVVKALKVRDGSPLDVPMMLFGWDKELDMFTYRGEKSKAEKEKRKTVDLISVAKEILKEQKSIAYSDLVVSVMEEMDVKDRTAKKYIAYMREQNILSQDSMGNYIKGKLCHT, from the coding sequence ATGAATATCAAAGAAGAAATACTTGGTCTCACGAATAGAGGCTTGGATGTATTCACCTACTATATGCCTATGGACTTTGTGCCTAAGCGGAATTTTCGCAATCCTTTTTATGAGGATAAAAGAGCTTCGTGTAACATTTACTTCGATAGCAAGAATGACTGTTACCGTATGAAGGACTTTGGGAACGAGCTTTATTCTGGAGACTGCTTTTGGTTTGTAGCAATGGTTGCTGGGCTTGATGCCAAGCGAGATTTTCGCAATATCCTACAGATGATAAATAGAGACTTGGGGCTAAACCTTAGAGTTGGTCAAGATTCTTCGATATCAAAGATGCCCTCCAAAAGCTACAACGACAAAACGATGTCTAAAGCCACGGTTGCACCTCCTAAACGATTTGAGTTCACACCAAAGACTTTCGGACAAAGAGAACTCCTATTTTGGTTCCGTTATGGGATTACAGAAGAGGTGCTTCATCGTTTTCATGTGAAAGCATTGACTTGCTTTAAGTCAATCAATCGTGAGGGGAAACCCTACTCAATATATTCTAATGATGAGGAACCAATGTTTGGCTATGTAATGCAAGGCTTCATCAAGGTTTATCGGCCTCACAGTAGTATCCGCTTTCTCTATGGTGGGGAGAAAGTCGAAGATTACGTTTTTGGATTGGAACAACTATCTAGTAAAGGTGATGTAGTCTATATAACAGGTGGTGAAAAGGATGTGATGAGTCTTTCTGCTCATGGCTTCAATGCTATTTGCTTGAATAGTGAAACAGCCGATATTCCAAAGTCTCTGATGGAACTCTTGAGTCGACGATTTAGGCATATCGTCATCCTTTATGATGTAGATGAAACGGGTATTCGGGCTTCATTTAAGGTGTTACAAACCTTTTCAGAACTGTCTATCCTTAGGCTAGAACTTCCACTAGACGGAGGAAAAGCGCAGAAAGATATATCAGACTTTTTCTCAATGGGGCGAATAGCAAAAGATCTCAAGGAGCTATTAGCCAAGGAACTGAACAAACTATATGCAAACACGCTAATGATGATGAAATCCTGTGAGATTGATTATGATAACCCACCTGAAGCTTCCCACCCCATTGTGTCCGTTAACGGTGTTCCATTAGGAACTCAAGATAACCTTTTCTGTATTACTGGCGGTGAGGGCACAGGAAAGAGCAATTACATCTCTGCTATTCTTTCTGGAGTTATAAACGAAGAAGCATTAGACCCAGAGACAACCTTAGGGCTACGGATTGCAGCCAATCCTAGGCAATTAGCTGTTCTACACTATGACACGGAGCAATCTGAGGCTCAATTGCATAAGAATCTAGGTAGGACGCTCAAACGTGCAGGGTTAAATCGAGTCCCTTTATTCTTTCACTCATTTTACTTGGCTTCTCTTTCTCGCCAAGAACGCCTAAAGCTTATTCGGGATAGTATGGATATGCTTTATCACAAATACGGAGGTATTCAACTTGTAGTTATAGATGGGATTGCAGATTTAATCCGCTCTGCCAATGATGAGAGTGAGAGTATAGCTGTAGTAGACGAATTGTATCGTCTCGCGGGTATTTATAATACTTGTATCATCTGCGTGCTTCACTTCGTGCCAAACGGAGTGAAGCTACGTGGACACATTGGCTCTGAACTTCAACGAAAAGCAGCTGGTATCCTTTCGATTGAGAATGATGACAATCCTGAGCTTTCTGTGGTTAAAGCTCTCAAGGTGAGAGACGGAAGTCCTCTAGATGTGCCAATGATGCTCTTTGGGTGGGATAAAGAGCTTGATATGTTTACTTATAGAGGTGAAAAGTCCAAAGCAGAAAAAGAAAAGCGAAAGACAGTGGACTTGATTTCAGTGGCTAAAGAAATCTTGAAAGAGCAAAAATCGATAGCTTATAGTGACTTGGTGGTCTCAGTAATGGAGGAGATGGATGTCAAGGATAGGACGGCAAAAAAATATATTGCCTATATGAGAGAACAAAATATCTTATCTCAAGATAGTATGGGTAACTATATAAAAGGCAAACTATGTCATACTTAG